One genomic segment of Trichococcus shcherbakoviae includes these proteins:
- a CDS encoding ABC transporter ATP-binding protein (Members of the family are the ATP-binding subunit of ABC transporters for substrates such as betaine, L-proline or other amino acids, choline, carnitine, etc. The substrate specificity is best determined from the substrate-binding subunit, rather than this subunit, as it interacts with the permease subunit and not with substrate directly.): protein MIEFKDLTKKFPGGKIAVDSLNLTFNDGEFIVFIGTSGSGKTTSMRMINRMIEPSSGEILIDGKNIKDMNAVELRRQIGYVIQQIGLMPHMTIFENIVMVPKLLKWPVEKQRKIAEELIQKVDLPLDFLERYPSELSGGQQQRIGVIRALAADQDIILMDEPFGALDPITRDSLQELVKQLQQELGKTVIFVTHDMDEALKLADRIVIMQEGKVVQFDTPDNILMDPANEFVENFIGEERLSQARTNYRTVEQIMILGPVSVSTDQNLSEAIKLMRTRRVDSLFVTDAEDVLLGMLSVEAINQNRRRPVTAGEIMSEVSFVREGTLVRDALQRILKLGYKNIPVVDAKKHLIGLITRTSIVDMVYDTIWGDIEPEMPAEEVIETTADIETVKG, encoded by the coding sequence ATGATAGAATTCAAAGACTTAACCAAAAAGTTCCCGGGCGGGAAAATTGCCGTGGACTCCCTGAACCTGACATTCAATGATGGAGAGTTCATTGTATTCATCGGAACAAGCGGCAGCGGCAAAACAACCTCCATGCGGATGATCAACCGGATGATCGAACCGTCCTCCGGTGAAATCCTGATCGATGGGAAAAACATCAAGGACATGAATGCAGTGGAATTGCGTCGCCAAATCGGCTACGTCATCCAGCAAATCGGTCTGATGCCACACATGACCATCTTCGAAAACATCGTCATGGTTCCAAAATTACTGAAATGGCCTGTCGAAAAACAAAGAAAAATAGCAGAAGAGCTGATTCAAAAAGTCGATCTTCCGTTGGATTTTTTGGAACGCTACCCATCTGAACTATCCGGCGGCCAGCAACAACGTATCGGTGTTATCCGTGCGTTGGCAGCCGACCAAGACATCATTTTAATGGATGAACCTTTCGGAGCTTTGGATCCGATCACTCGTGATTCTCTGCAGGAACTTGTCAAACAGCTGCAGCAGGAATTGGGCAAAACGGTCATCTTCGTAACCCACGATATGGATGAAGCTTTGAAACTGGCAGACCGGATTGTCATCATGCAGGAAGGAAAAGTCGTCCAATTTGATACTCCCGACAATATCCTGATGGACCCCGCGAACGAATTCGTTGAAAACTTCATCGGCGAGGAACGCCTCAGCCAAGCGCGCACGAATTACCGCACAGTGGAACAAATCATGATCCTTGGTCCGGTATCCGTTTCGACTGATCAAAATCTATCAGAAGCGATCAAACTGATGCGCACGCGTCGTGTTGACAGCTTGTTTGTGACAGATGCGGAAGATGTCTTGTTGGGCATGTTGAGCGTCGAAGCGATCAACCAGAACCGCCGCAGGCCGGTCACTGCTGGCGAAATCATGAGTGAAGTTTCTTTTGTCCGTGAAGGCACACTCGTTCGGGATGCTTTGCAGCGTATCCTGAAATTGGGTTACAAAAACATTCCTGTCGTGGATGCAAAAAAACATCTGATCGGCTTGATTACCCGCACTTCTATTGTGGACATGGTATACGATACGATATGGGGAGACATAGAACCTGAAATGCCGGCTGAAGAAGTAATCGAAACGACCGCAGACATCGAAACGGTTAAGGGGTGA
- a CDS encoding HAMP domain-containing sensor histidine kinase — protein MKYVYQQILAFFALILITVSTTGILIIQYVTTNVYDEKEAQLYGYAESIIDQNMTIQQLESGSTLVSNQDVSFAIFDGEDHMVYPQATDLYTSGISTEDFKRLSEGERISLTERDRGFLNEKKRFLTVYLPLFNATTAEFTGFIAVGSPVKGIEDEINEIEHNLLVAVLTSGGIAIVLSLGIANYLTRRIKRMRRATHEIASGNFDISLENHHKDEFDELSEDFNQMARSLKASNEEVERQENLRRQFMMDVAHEMRTPLTTINGILEGIQHHMIPEGRRDRSMQLMQKETKRLIRLVNENLDYEKIRSNQIVLVKQEFSAKEALENVAEQMRAKAQAKDDLIIVQVNAADRIYADYDRFIQIMVNLTQNAIQFTKNGTITLSSFPDGEQQIIQVKDTGIGIEKKDITSIWERFYKVDVSRKNTKFGESGIGLAVVQSLVMNHKGTVDVESTPGEGTTFTITLPTKTALEKNS, from the coding sequence ATGAAGTACGTCTATCAACAAATCCTTGCTTTTTTCGCATTGATTCTAATAACTGTCAGTACGACAGGCATCCTGATCATCCAATACGTCACCACTAATGTCTACGACGAGAAAGAGGCGCAGCTTTATGGCTATGCCGAATCGATCATCGATCAGAACATGACGATCCAGCAATTGGAAAGTGGTTCGACTCTGGTGTCCAACCAGGACGTCTCGTTTGCCATCTTTGATGGAGAAGACCACATGGTTTACCCGCAAGCCACGGATCTGTATACGAGCGGAATCAGCACGGAGGATTTTAAGAGGCTCTCAGAAGGGGAACGGATTTCTTTGACGGAAAGGGATCGTGGCTTCCTGAACGAAAAGAAGCGCTTCTTGACGGTTTATCTCCCACTTTTTAATGCGACCACTGCCGAATTCACAGGCTTCATTGCGGTGGGCTCGCCGGTAAAAGGCATCGAGGATGAAATCAACGAAATTGAGCACAACCTGCTTGTGGCTGTCCTGACTTCCGGGGGCATCGCGATTGTATTGAGCCTAGGCATCGCCAATTATTTGACAAGGCGCATCAAACGCATGCGGAGGGCCACCCATGAGATTGCTTCAGGCAATTTTGATATCTCGCTGGAGAATCATCACAAAGATGAATTTGATGAGCTGTCTGAGGATTTCAACCAAATGGCAAGGTCTTTGAAAGCCTCCAACGAGGAGGTCGAACGCCAGGAGAATTTAAGGCGTCAGTTCATGATGGACGTAGCCCATGAGATGCGCACGCCGCTCACGACGATCAATGGCATCCTGGAAGGGATCCAGCACCACATGATTCCCGAAGGACGTCGGGACCGGAGCATGCAACTGATGCAGAAAGAAACCAAAAGGCTGATCCGTTTGGTGAACGAAAACTTGGACTATGAAAAAATCCGCTCCAATCAGATCGTTTTAGTGAAGCAAGAGTTTTCTGCCAAGGAAGCGTTGGAGAATGTCGCGGAACAGATGCGGGCAAAAGCGCAGGCGAAGGATGACTTGATCATCGTCCAGGTGAATGCCGCGGACCGGATCTACGCGGACTATGACCGTTTTATCCAGATTATGGTGAACCTTACCCAGAACGCTATCCAGTTCACGAAAAACGGCACCATCACCCTGTCGTCGTTCCCGGATGGCGAGCAGCAAATCATCCAGGTCAAAGACACGGGCATCGGCATCGAGAAGAAGGATATCACAAGCATCTGGGAAAGGTTCTACAAAGTGGATGTTTCCAGAAAAAACACGAAATTTGGCGAATCGGGGATCGGTTTGGCCGTGGTCCAATCTTTGGTGATGAACCATAAAGGGACTGTCGACGTGGAAAGTACTCCAGGCGAGGGAACGACTTTCACGATTACATTACCAACGAAAACTGCACTTGAGAAAAATAGTTAA
- the rapZ gene encoding RNase adapter RapZ: MADTLELVVITGMSGAGKTVALQTFEDLGYFCIDNMPPSLLPKFWELVKESGKISRICLVIDLRSRAFFDEIMSAVDSLDNTSFITTKVIFLDSKDDVLVSRYKETRRSHPLTQSGGTVLEGIHKERELLEDIRNRSQLVIDTSETTPRQLRERLLDTFKVDDKDVFHIEVVSFGFKYGLPIDADIVMDVRFLPNPHYVDELRPLTGLDKPVYDYVMKQPETEIFYKKFIDLLEYIIPGYKKEGKTSVNIAIGCTGGQHRSVALSERTSLQLKSAGYQVNTTHRDRTKRKETVNRS, encoded by the coding sequence ATGGCAGACACTCTCGAATTGGTAGTCATTACGGGGATGAGCGGCGCCGGGAAAACGGTGGCGTTACAGACATTTGAAGATTTAGGCTATTTCTGTATAGATAATATGCCCCCAAGTTTATTACCGAAATTTTGGGAGCTTGTAAAGGAATCGGGTAAAATAAGCAGGATCTGCTTAGTGATCGATCTGCGCTCCCGTGCATTCTTTGATGAAATCATGTCTGCTGTGGACAGTTTGGACAATACTTCCTTCATCACAACCAAAGTAATCTTCCTTGATTCGAAGGATGATGTGCTTGTTTCCCGGTACAAAGAGACAAGAAGAAGCCATCCCCTGACCCAATCAGGAGGAACCGTACTGGAAGGAATCCATAAAGAAAGGGAACTGCTTGAGGACATCCGCAATCGGTCGCAGTTGGTCATCGACACGAGCGAAACAACACCGCGCCAATTAAGGGAACGTCTGCTGGATACATTCAAAGTCGACGATAAGGATGTTTTCCATATCGAAGTCGTATCGTTCGGGTTCAAGTATGGCTTACCGATCGATGCCGACATCGTCATGGATGTGCGCTTTTTGCCCAATCCGCATTACGTAGATGAACTGCGTCCGTTGACGGGGCTGGATAAGCCAGTCTATGATTATGTCATGAAGCAACCAGAAACAGAAATTTTTTACAAAAAATTCATCGACCTGTTGGAATACATCATTCCCGGCTACAAAAAAGAAGGCAAAACCAGCGTAAATATCGCCATCGGCTGCACAGGCGGACAACACCGTTCGGTCGCTTTGTCGGAACGCACCAGCCTGCAATTGAAGAGCGCGGGCTATCAAGTGAATACAACCCACCGTGATCGGACTAAGCGTAAAGAGACGGTGAATCGGTCATGA
- the yvcK gene encoding YvcK family protein — MSQNPSRTKKIVVIGGGTGLPVILKELKNHNTDITAIVTVADDGGSSGIIRDHVNIVPPGDIRNCLIALSDMPKLEKDIFQYRFDSKDSFISGHAIGNLVIVALTEMKGNIFDAIRLLSVMMGVKGKIYAAADEPLSLYAEFKDGTVIKGESKIANGRKKIERVYVKPLDETREAVASRHVIKSILDADMVVIGPGSLYTSILPNLMISDLGQAVIETKAEKVYICNIMTQLGETEGFSDADHIKVLHDHLKAKFIDTVLVNTEKVPDEYLNQQADEEYLLQVRHDFKGLREENCRVISADFLDMKNGGVYHDGNKVVSELINLISNIKTIC, encoded by the coding sequence ATGAGTCAAAACCCGAGCAGAACGAAGAAAATCGTCGTTATCGGCGGCGGAACGGGCTTGCCGGTCATTCTGAAAGAACTGAAGAACCACAACACAGATATCACGGCCATCGTCACGGTGGCTGATGACGGCGGCAGCAGCGGCATCATCCGCGACCATGTCAACATTGTGCCTCCCGGGGATATCCGCAACTGCCTGATTGCGCTCTCCGATATGCCGAAATTGGAAAAGGACATTTTCCAGTACCGTTTCGATTCAAAGGATTCCTTCATTTCCGGGCATGCAATCGGAAACCTCGTCATCGTGGCCCTGACTGAAATGAAAGGGAACATTTTTGATGCCATTCGGTTGTTGTCCGTCATGATGGGCGTAAAAGGCAAAATTTACGCCGCAGCTGACGAGCCGCTCTCACTCTATGCAGAGTTCAAGGACGGTACGGTCATCAAGGGCGAGTCGAAAATCGCAAATGGCCGCAAAAAAATCGAACGGGTGTATGTCAAACCGTTGGATGAAACAAGGGAGGCCGTCGCTTCCCGTCACGTCATCAAAAGCATTCTGGATGCAGATATGGTCGTTATCGGACCGGGAAGCCTGTATACGAGCATTTTGCCTAACCTGATGATCAGTGATCTGGGACAAGCGGTCATCGAGACCAAAGCCGAGAAAGTGTACATCTGCAACATCATGACGCAATTGGGCGAAACAGAGGGCTTCAGCGATGCTGATCATATCAAGGTTTTGCATGACCATCTGAAAGCGAAATTCATCGATACCGTATTGGTGAACACGGAAAAAGTGCCGGATGAATACCTCAATCAACAAGCCGACGAAGAATATCTGCTGCAGGTACGCCATGATTTCAAAGGGTTGCGCGAAGAAAATTGCCGGGTCATCTCAGCGGACTTCCTTGATATGAAGAACGGCGGCGTGTACCATGACGGCAATAAAGTCGTTTCGGAACTGATCAATCTGATTTCCAATATCAAAACTATCTGTTGA
- a CDS encoding response regulator transcription factor, whose protein sequence is MEILMIEDNEAVCEMMAMFFENEGWQAAFKHDGKEGLEAFAAEDRKWDMIILDLNLPSMDGMQVCREIRKISQFVPIIMLTARDSESDQVIGLEIGADEYVTKPFSPLTLIARIKAMHRRAKVDHSQVQATDDFDVLTDHVKISTITREAYLDGNQIESLTPKEFELFALLAEHPKQVFSREHLLTRIWEDPYYGDERTIDAHIKKLRQKIEAVGPQVIQTVWGVGYKFDDSGVEDK, encoded by the coding sequence ATGGAAATTTTGATGATAGAAGACAATGAAGCCGTCTGCGAAATGATGGCGATGTTTTTCGAGAATGAGGGTTGGCAAGCTGCATTCAAACATGATGGAAAAGAAGGTCTGGAGGCGTTCGCAGCGGAAGACAGAAAATGGGATATGATCATCCTCGATCTGAACCTGCCGAGCATGGATGGGATGCAGGTCTGCCGTGAAATAAGGAAAATTTCCCAGTTTGTGCCGATCATCATGCTGACGGCGCGCGATTCGGAAAGCGACCAGGTCATCGGTCTGGAGATCGGCGCGGATGAGTACGTCACGAAGCCGTTCAGCCCGCTGACCCTGATAGCCCGCATCAAAGCGATGCACCGTCGCGCTAAGGTCGATCACTCACAGGTGCAGGCTACGGACGATTTCGATGTACTGACCGATCATGTCAAAATCAGCACGATCACGCGTGAAGCCTATCTGGACGGGAACCAGATCGAGAGTTTGACGCCGAAGGAATTCGAACTGTTCGCGTTGCTGGCCGAACACCCGAAGCAAGTATTTTCGAGGGAACATCTTTTGACCCGGATCTGGGAAGATCCATATTACGGGGATGAACGCACAATCGATGCGCACATCAAGAAATTGCGGCAAAAAATAGAAGCGGTCGGACCGCAAGTGATCCAAACGGTTTGGGGAGTCGGCTACAAATTCGACGACAGCGGAGTAGAGGATAAATGA
- the whiA gene encoding DNA-binding protein WhiA, with protein MSFASEVKKELTTLEVHREHAKAELTALIRMSGSVSIYNQSFVLNVQTENAAIARRMYVLLKDHYSFESELLVRRKMKLKKNNVYIVRLKQGVTELLSDLSIFDGLSFKTQVSEDIMNNNQKERSYLRGAFMAGGSVNSPETSRYHLEIYSNYEDHNQDICDMMNHFDLNARTIERRNGFITYLKEAEKIADFLALIGAHNAMMKFEDVRIIRDMRNSVNRLVNCENANMNKTIDAAAKQIANIEFIEATVGLGRLPDKLKEIAVIRLENPDISLKELGEMIPSGVISKSGINHRLRKINEYADSLRMGKASR; from the coding sequence ATGTCTTTTGCATCTGAAGTAAAAAAAGAATTAACAACATTGGAAGTGCACCGCGAACATGCGAAAGCCGAGCTGACCGCGTTGATCAGGATGAGCGGATCGGTAAGCATCTATAACCAGTCATTTGTCCTGAATGTCCAGACAGAAAATGCGGCAATCGCCAGACGGATGTACGTTCTCTTGAAGGATCACTACTCATTCGAAAGCGAGCTGTTGGTGCGCCGTAAAATGAAGCTGAAGAAGAATAACGTTTATATTGTGCGCCTGAAGCAGGGCGTCACGGAATTGCTGAGTGATCTGAGTATTTTCGACGGCTTGTCATTCAAGACGCAAGTTTCCGAAGACATCATGAACAATAACCAGAAGGAACGCTCTTACCTGCGCGGGGCCTTCATGGCCGGTGGTTCGGTGAACAGCCCGGAAACAAGCCGTTATCATCTGGAAATCTATTCCAATTATGAGGACCACAATCAGGATATCTGTGATATGATGAATCACTTTGACCTGAACGCGCGGACGATCGAGCGCCGCAACGGCTTCATCACTTATCTCAAGGAAGCCGAGAAGATTGCCGATTTTCTGGCATTGATCGGTGCCCATAACGCGATGATGAAGTTTGAAGACGTGCGGATCATCCGAGACATGCGTAATTCGGTCAATCGCTTAGTGAATTGCGAAAACGCGAATATGAATAAGACAATCGATGCGGCTGCAAAACAGATTGCCAACATCGAATTCATCGAAGCAACGGTAGGGCTGGGGAGATTGCCTGACAAGCTGAAGGAAATTGCCGTGATCCGCTTGGAGAATCCCGACATCAGCCTGAAGGAACTTGGGGAAATGATCCCGAGTGGAGTCATCTCCAAATCCGGGATCAACCACCGTTTGCGAAAAATCAACGAGTATGCCGATTCTTTGCGGATGGGGAAAGCCAGCCGCTGA
- the glpK gene encoding glycerol kinase GlpK codes for MSIDQGTTSTRAIIWDNKGTIISSSQRELTQYYPEPGWVEHDANEIWISAQSVIADALIRGAIRPEEIAAIGVTNQRETTVVWDRVTGMPIHHAIVWQSRQTSEIADKLKQEGHNDFIHDKTGLIIDSYFSATKIKWLLDHIPNARERAEKGELLFGTIDTWIVWKLTGKKVHVTDVSNASRTMLFNIYDLKWDQEILDLLDIPRTLLPEVRSSSEIYGYTEENDFYGSRIPIAGIAGDQQAALFGQTGFEQGMVKNTYGTGAFIVMNTGLTPVKSENGLLTTIAYGLNGEVTYALEGSIFVAGSALQWLRDEAQLIRTAAESEEYAELLESNENVYMVPAFVGLGAPYWDQDVRGAFFGLTRGTSKAHLIRATLESLAYQTKDVVDTMQKDSGLVITNMRVDGGAAHNNFLMQFQSNLLNTTLTRSKVMETTALGAAYLAGLAVGFWKDTDDIIKNWEPDCEFHPNMPTEVREDLYAGWQSAVAAARHFKHKPKLKKH; via the coding sequence ATGTCGATAGATCAAGGGACAACCAGTACGCGTGCAATCATCTGGGACAATAAAGGCACAATCATCTCATCTTCGCAAAGAGAATTGACGCAATATTACCCTGAACCAGGCTGGGTGGAACACGACGCGAATGAAATTTGGATCAGTGCTCAGTCGGTCATAGCGGATGCTTTGATCAGAGGGGCCATCCGTCCGGAGGAGATCGCGGCAATAGGGGTAACGAATCAGCGCGAGACAACGGTAGTGTGGGACCGCGTTACGGGGATGCCGATCCACCATGCAATCGTTTGGCAATCCCGTCAGACATCGGAAATCGCCGACAAACTGAAGCAAGAAGGCCATAACGACTTCATCCATGATAAAACCGGGCTGATTATTGATTCCTACTTTTCCGCCACTAAAATCAAATGGTTGCTGGATCATATCCCGAATGCTCGTGAGCGGGCCGAAAAGGGCGAACTGCTTTTTGGCACCATTGATACATGGATCGTCTGGAAACTGACAGGAAAAAAGGTGCACGTTACGGATGTTTCCAATGCCAGCCGGACGATGCTGTTCAATATTTACGACCTGAAATGGGATCAGGAGATCCTGGATTTGCTGGACATTCCGCGAACGCTGCTGCCTGAAGTCCGTTCTTCATCGGAAATATATGGTTATACCGAAGAAAATGATTTTTACGGTTCGCGCATCCCGATAGCCGGAATCGCCGGCGATCAACAAGCCGCCCTTTTCGGGCAGACCGGATTTGAACAGGGTATGGTAAAGAATACTTACGGTACCGGCGCGTTCATTGTTATGAACACCGGCCTTACACCGGTGAAATCGGAGAATGGCCTGCTGACTACCATCGCCTACGGGTTGAATGGCGAAGTGACGTATGCCCTTGAGGGGAGCATCTTTGTGGCCGGATCCGCTCTGCAATGGCTGCGCGATGAAGCCCAGTTGATCCGGACTGCAGCCGAATCGGAAGAATATGCTGAATTGCTTGAATCGAACGAGAACGTCTATATGGTTCCAGCGTTTGTCGGATTGGGGGCACCTTATTGGGATCAGGATGTGCGTGGTGCTTTCTTTGGATTGACGAGAGGGACTTCGAAAGCGCACCTGATCCGTGCGACGCTCGAATCGTTGGCTTATCAAACAAAGGATGTCGTGGATACGATGCAGAAGGATTCCGGACTGGTCATCACGAACATGCGCGTCGATGGAGGAGCAGCCCACAACAACTTCCTGATGCAATTCCAAAGCAACCTTCTGAACACAACGTTGACCAGATCCAAAGTGATGGAGACAACCGCACTCGGAGCCGCATACTTGGCAGGGTTGGCAGTAGGATTCTGGAAGGATACCGACGACATCATCAAAAACTGGGAACCCGATTGCGAATTCCATCCGAATATGCCTACTGAAGTGCGTGAGGACCTTTACGCCGGCTGGCAAAGCGCAGTAGCCGCCGCCCGCCACTTCAAACACAAGCCAAAACTTAAGAAACACTAA
- a CDS encoding single-stranded DNA-binding protein produces MNQVSLIGRLVRPIQVQQVNGERQVCNNTLAVQRLRKADEGQPQADFIPVVFWGATANLVEQYCAKGNQIGVNGHLVSRSYVNKQEQHVYVIELVVEELYFVEAKREQEAV; encoded by the coding sequence ATGAATCAAGTTTCATTGATCGGGCGGCTGGTGCGGCCCATCCAAGTGCAACAGGTGAATGGGGAAAGGCAAGTCTGCAACAATACATTAGCGGTGCAGCGCCTAAGGAAAGCGGATGAAGGCCAACCACAGGCGGATTTCATACCTGTCGTGTTTTGGGGAGCAACCGCAAATCTGGTTGAACAGTATTGCGCCAAAGGCAACCAGATCGGTGTCAATGGCCATTTGGTTTCGCGTTCCTACGTCAATAAACAGGAGCAGCACGTCTATGTCATCGAATTGGTCGTGGAAGAATTGTATTTCGTGGAAGCGAAAAGAGAACAGGAAGCAGTCTGA
- a CDS encoding LTA synthase family protein has protein sequence MKQKLTEQLRTRFGFFLFAVVLFWLKTYFAYHTAFSLGVDGWFQQLILFINPIATTLLILGISLFVKNPKKGFRSLIALYMLNSVLLFANIVYYREFTDFLTIKTIFGSANATKNLGSGVIAMMQPIDLFYWIDAFVLVYVYKKFVSKNRDERIFKKRWAFATIAASIALFAANLGLAEISRPQLLTRTFDRNYIVKYLGINVYTLYDGIKTAQANQVRASADSSDMASVLDYMSTHYAEPNETYFGQAEGKNVVYIHLESMQQFLIDLSLTDETGTTAEVTPFLNSLYHSSDSYSYSNIFHQTGQGKTSDAELMLDNSLFGLPQGSAFTQIGADNTFQSAPAILSESFGYTSAVFHGNVGSFWDRDNVYKSFDYDYFFDADSSYTLTDENSVEYGLKDKLFFQESAQYLEQLPQPFYAKFITVSNHFPFPEDEMNDTFALDTGDETVDGYFNTVHYADEALAEFFQYMKDAGLYDNTIFVLYGDHFGISSSRNETLAPLIGANADLWSAYDDAMMQRVPFIIHNPGSGTGQISDVYGGQIDILPTVMHLLGVDTSAYVQLGQDLLSAQNEGIVVFRNGSIVTSEYTILGNTVYHTQTGTLAYQTEEVIQKVAEIRAQAELQLAISDQIINGDLLRFYTPDGFMPVDKSLHNYVDSPVELEEDIAELGDLNTSLYYTNNGVSSVPLYQTDAPEFPANKAAAEGTVTEEQPASEETQAEGQTETVE, from the coding sequence TTGAAACAAAAATTAACTGAACAGTTGCGGACGCGATTCGGATTTTTCCTGTTTGCCGTCGTCCTATTCTGGCTGAAGACCTATTTCGCTTACCACACAGCGTTCTCTTTAGGCGTAGATGGCTGGTTCCAGCAGCTGATTCTTTTTATCAACCCGATTGCAACTACCTTATTGATTCTGGGAATTTCCCTTTTTGTAAAGAATCCTAAAAAAGGTTTCCGAAGCTTGATTGCTCTGTACATGCTGAATTCGGTCCTGTTGTTCGCAAACATCGTCTATTACCGCGAGTTTACGGATTTCTTGACGATCAAGACCATTTTCGGTTCTGCCAATGCAACCAAAAACCTGGGTTCCGGCGTCATCGCCATGATGCAGCCGATCGACCTGTTCTATTGGATCGATGCTTTCGTGCTCGTCTACGTCTATAAGAAATTCGTCAGCAAAAACCGCGACGAACGCATCTTCAAGAAAAGATGGGCTTTTGCGACGATCGCAGCTTCAATCGCTCTCTTTGCCGCTAACCTGGGTCTGGCTGAAATCAGCCGCCCGCAATTGCTGACGAGAACTTTTGACCGCAACTATATCGTAAAATACTTGGGTATCAATGTCTATACTCTCTATGATGGAATCAAGACAGCCCAGGCCAACCAAGTGCGTGCAAGCGCGGACAGCTCGGATATGGCTTCCGTTCTTGATTATATGAGTACACATTACGCCGAGCCGAACGAAACATACTTCGGCCAGGCAGAAGGCAAAAACGTCGTCTACATCCATCTGGAAAGTATGCAACAGTTCCTGATCGATTTGTCGCTTACCGATGAAACAGGCACGACGGCAGAAGTGACGCCGTTCCTGAACAGTTTGTATCACAGCAGTGATTCATACAGTTACAGCAACATATTCCACCAGACAGGACAAGGAAAAACAAGTGATGCCGAACTGATGCTGGACAATTCCCTTTTCGGATTGCCTCAAGGTTCAGCCTTCACACAGATTGGCGCCGACAATACATTCCAATCGGCACCAGCCATCTTGAGCGAATCCTTTGGGTACACATCAGCCGTTTTCCACGGTAATGTCGGCTCTTTCTGGGATCGCGATAATGTCTACAAATCCTTTGACTATGATTATTTCTTCGATGCCGACAGCAGTTACACGCTGACGGATGAAAATTCAGTCGAGTACGGGTTGAAGGATAAATTGTTCTTCCAGGAATCGGCTCAATACCTGGAACAATTGCCGCAGCCTTTCTACGCGAAGTTCATAACTGTTTCGAACCACTTCCCGTTCCCTGAAGACGAGATGAACGACACCTTCGCCTTGGATACCGGCGACGAAACGGTTGACGGTTATTTCAATACCGTCCACTATGCCGATGAGGCCCTGGCTGAGTTCTTCCAATATATGAAGGATGCAGGACTTTATGATAATACGATTTTCGTATTGTATGGCGACCATTTCGGTATTTCCAGTTCACGCAACGAAACGTTGGCCCCGCTCATCGGAGCGAATGCCGATTTGTGGAGTGCCTACGATGACGCCATGATGCAACGGGTTCCTTTCATCATCCACAACCCTGGTTCCGGTACCGGACAGATCAGCGACGTCTATGGCGGCCAGATCGATATCTTGCCTACTGTGATGCATCTTCTGGGTGTCGACACTTCGGCCTATGTCCAACTTGGGCAGGATCTGTTGTCGGCGCAAAATGAGGGAATCGTTGTTTTCCGTAACGGAAGCATCGTAACGAGCGAATACACCATTTTAGGAAATACTGTTTATCATACCCAAACAGGTACACTTGCTTATCAGACCGAAGAAGTGATCCAAAAGGTTGCTGAAATCCGGGCGCAAGCTGAACTGCAGCTGGCGATTTCAGATCAGATCATCAACGGAGACTTGCTTCGCTTCTACACCCCGGATGGATTCATGCCGGTGGACAAGAGCCTGCACAACTATGTGGATTCTCCAGTCGAACTGGAAGAGGACATCGCTGAATTGGGCGATCTGAACACTTCCTTGTATTACACGAACAACGGCGTCTCAAGCGTTCCGCTGTATCAGACGGATGCCCCTGAGTTCCCGGCCAACAAAGCCGCTGCTGAAGGAACCGTAACGGAAGAACAACCCGCTTCGGAAGAAACCCAAGCAGAAGGACAAACAGAAACAGTTGAATAA